The DNA window CCAGACCTGGGCCACACGGGCGCGCGGGGCCGGGTCGTCGCGGTTGGTGTGGTGCATCAACATGAACTGCAGGCCCATCACCAGGCCAAAGAACAGCCAGCCCAGCGCCAAGCCGCCCAAGGCCCATGCGGGCGAATGCGGCCAGACGACAAGCAGCCAGGCCAGGTTGCCGAGCACGATGCCCAGGGTCAGAAGGGTTTGCAGGCGGGCAATCATGGCGTGGCGCAGTGGTCTAATGAAAGACACATTGTGCAACCTGACCCGAGCCCATGGACGCTGCTGAAACCATCCGCAATTGCATCGCCGACGTGACCGCCCTGCGCCTGAGCCGCCAGAGCGACCCGGCACTCGCCCAGGCGGTGCTGGAGGTCAAGCAACTGCAGTCCCGCCGCTTCATGGGCACCTATGCCGACCTCATGGCCAACCCCATGGTGGAGCCGGCCACGCGCTTTTTTCTCGATGAGCTGTACAGCCCGGGCGACTTCACCGCCCGCGACGACCAGTTTGGCCGCATCGCGGGCACGCTGCAGACGGTGTTCCCCAAGCCCGTGGTGCAGACCGCCGTCTCGCTGGGCGTGCTGCATGCTCAAACGGAGCATCTCGACCAGGCCATGGGGCGCGTCTGGCTCACCCTTGCCAGTACGCCCGATGCCGCACGCTATGTGGCAGCCTGGCGCGCCGTGGGCGAGCGCCATGCGCGCCACCAGCAACTCGATAGCGTGCTCGCCATCGGCAAAGACCTGACACGCCTCACGCGCATGCCCGGCCTGCGCACCATGCTGCGCATGATGCGCAAGCCCGCGCAGGCGGCGGGCCTGGGCGCGCTGCAGCATTTTCTGGAAACAGGCTTTGACACCTTTGGCGCCCTGGCACGCCAGCGCGGCGCGGTCGAGCAATTTTTGTCCACGGTGCACGAGCGCGAGGCACAACTGATGCAGACCATGTTCGACGCCCCCGCTGTCGCCTGCGCGACCGAACTGGCCACCACCCTAGGACAAGCCCGATAACGGCAAGCATCCGCTTGCTTGAACAATGGTGCCCCACCTCTCTCACCCTTTTTGACGGTTGAACCACGCATGGACAAGATCTGGCTGAAGAATTACCCCGCAGGCGTACCCCACGACGTGCAACCCGAGCAGTACCGCTCGGCCGCACACCTGCTGGAAGAGGCGATGCGTACGCATGCAGCCAACCCCTTCTCGGTGTGCATGGAGCGCTGGATGTCGTACCGCGAGCTCGACCGCCTCAGCGCCGCGCTGGGGGCCTGGCTGCAAGGCCAGGGGCTGGAGCCCGGTGCGCGCGTGGCCATCATGCTGCCCAATATCCCGCAGTTCGCCGTGACCATGGCCGCCGTGCTGCGCGCGGGCTACACCTGCGTCAACGTCAACCCGCTCTACACCGCGCGCGAGCTGGAGCACCAGCTCAAGGACTCGGGCTCCACTGCCATCGTCATCCTGGAGAACTTCGCCCACACGCTGTCCGAGGTCATCGAGCGCACCGGCGTGCAGCATGTGGTCATGGCCTCCATGGGCGACCTGCTGGGCTTTTGGTATGGCCAATGGATCACCTTTGCCGTGCGCCACCTGGCCAAGATGGTCCCGGCCTACGGCCTGCCCCTGTCCCAGGGGCGCCAGGTGGTCAGCTTCAAGAAGGCGCTGGCCCTGGGCGCGCGCCGCAGCCTGCAGCCCAGCCCGGCCAACCTCGACTCCATCGCATTTTTGCAATACACCGGCGGCACCACGGGCCTGTCCAAGGGCGCGGTGCTCACGCACCGCAACATCGTTGCCGCCACACTGCAGGCCGAGGCCTGGTTCACCCCGGCGCTGGCAAAGATGGGCGACCTGTCCAAGGCCAACAATATCGCGGCGCTGCCGCTGTACCACATCTTCGCGCTCACGCTGTGCCTGCTGGCCATCCGCCAGGGCTCCCACCTGACACTGATCCCCAACCCGCGCGACATCCCCAAGTTTGTCGAGGTGCTCAAGAAACGTCCCTTCCACATGCTGCCCGCAGTGAACACGCTGTTCAACGCGCTGCTGCAGAACGCGCAGTTCCGGGCGCTCGACTTCTCGCACCTGTGCGTCTCGCAGGCCGGTGGCATGGCAGCGTCCGAGGGCACGGCGCAGCAGTGGCAAAAAGTGACCGGCCACACCATGATCGAAGGCTGGGGCATGAGCGAGACCTGCGCCATCGGCACCAACAACCCGGTGAACAACACCGAGTTCAGCGGCAACATTGGCTTGCCGCTGCCTGGCATCGACATCGCCATCAAGGACGACGCTGGCAACAGCGTGCCCCAGGGCGAATCGGGCGAAATCTGCATCCGCGGCCCCAACGTCACCCCAGGCTATTACAACCAGCCCGAAGAGAATGCCAAGGCCTTCACGCAAGACGGCTTCATGCGCACGGGAGACATCGGCATCATGGACGCCGAGGGCTTCACACGCATCATCGACCGCAAGAAGGACATGATTCTGGTCAGCGGTTTCAACGTCTTCCCGAACGAAATTGAGAACGTCATCTCTACCTGCCCCGGCGTGCTCGAATGCGCTGCCGTGGGCATCGCCGATGAGAAGCAGGGCGAGGCCGTGAAGGTGTTTGTGGTGCGCAGCGACCCGGCACTGACCGAGGACGATGTGGTGCGCTACTGCCACGACAACCTCACCGGCTACAAGCGGCCCAAGTACATCGAGTTCCGCGACGACCTGCCCAAGACCAATGTCGGCAAAATCCTGCGGCGCGAATTGAGGACAACCCCCTAAGCGGCTGCGCCGCTTGAACGGCTTGGCGGCCCTTGCGCGGCGGTCGCTGGCCTGGGCCGCGCCCATGGATCCACTCTCTATTCAATAGCCTATGACGCATACTGTTCCTACGCTACCGCCCGAAATCACTGTTTTTGAACGCGGCTGGCTGTCGTCCAACAACATCCTGTTCATGGGAAAACGTTCGGGCAATGCGCTGGTGGATACGGGCTACTGCAGCCATGCTGCGCAAACCGTGGCACTGGTGCGTTCGGCCCTGGGCGAGCAACCGCTCTCGCGCATCCTCAACACGCACCTGCACAGCGACCACTGCGGCGGCAACGCCGCACTGCAGGCGGCCTGGCCTGGTGTGCAGACCGCCATCCCTCCCGGGCAGGCCGAGCATGTGCGCCATTGGGACCCCTACGCTCTGAGCTACACCCCCACGGGACAGGAATGCCCGCAGTTCCGCTGCGACGCGGTGCTGGAGCCGGACACCGAGGTGCTGCTGGGCGACACACCCTGGCAGGTGCATGCCGCCCCGGGGCACGACCCGCATTCGGTCGTGTTGTTCGAGCCGCAAGACCGCATCCTGATCTCGGCCGATGCGCTGTGGGAAAACGGCTTTGGCGTGGTCTTCCCTGAACTGGAGGGTGCGCAGGCCTTCGCCGAGGTGTCGGACACCCTCGACCTGATCGAGAAGTTGGCGCCACGCACCGTCATCCCCGGCCACGGCCCGGTGTTCCACGACGCCCCGCGTGCTCTGGGCGTAGCGCGCAAGCGGCTTGATGGTTTTGTGCAGCAACCGCTCAAACACGCGCTCTACGCGGCCAAGGTGCTGCTCAAGTACAAGCTGCTCGAATGGCAAGAAATCTCGGTGACGGACCTGCGCGCCTGGACCGATGCCACACCCTACTTCGGCGCGATGCACGAACGGCATTTCAGTGATCGCAGCCAGAGCGAATGGCTGGAAGGGCTGATGAACGAACTGGTGCGATCGGGCGCTGCGCGGCGCGAGGGCGATCTGCTCATCAACCTCTGACCCGGCAAGTCGCTGGGTACCAAGGCCAGGCTCACATTGCCATCACCACCGGCCCGCCTTTCTGGATGGCGCGCTGGTACGCAGGCCGGGCTTGCATGCGCGCGCAGTAGGCCTGCAAATGGGGGCGTTCGGCCGCCTTGGCACCGCGTGAGAGCGCTGCCTCGACGGCAAAACTCATCTGAAAATCCGCCATGCTCAGGTGCTCACCCGCAAACCAGCGGTGGCGGCCCAGGTGGTCTTCCATATAGGCCAGGCCCGCTTCAACATTGGGATCGATGAGCTGCTGCTGCACTTTGGCGCACAAGGCCCGTGCAATCGGCTTGGCGAAAAAGGGCATGGGCTGGCCCGGAATGCTGACAAACACCAGCTTCATCACCAGCCAGTTCATCAGCGAGCCCTCGGCGTAGTGCATCCAGAAGCGGCAGCGCCGGTGCTCGGGCGTGCCGGGCGCGGGCTGCAGGTGGGCCATGTCGCCCGTGGCGCTGGCGCCGTAGGTTTCCACCAGGTATTCGATGATGGCGCCCGACTCGGCAATCGTCTCGCCCTTGTCCGTAATGACGGGCGACTTGCCCAGCGGGTGCACCTTGCGCAGCGCCGCCGGCGCGAGGCGGGTGCGCGGATCGCGCGCATAGACCTTGAGATCGTAGGGCACGCCCAGTTCTTCCAAAAGCCAGAGGATGCGCTGCGAGCGCGAGGTTTCAAGGTGGTGAACGGTGAGCATGGTCGCCATCTTAGGCAGAAACCCGGTAAGGCGCTGACCCGCGCCGCAATGCATTTGCTATGCTAAAAATAGCTGCTAGCGCTTACCCCGTAAGCGCTAGAGGCCAAAAACATCAAAACCTCAAGGCAAGTCCTTGTTCGCCTCGGGCTCCGCCGTATTGCGCGGACCGATGGTACCCAGGCGGCTTTTGAGCGACTGGGGCTGGCCCGTGATGAGTGCGGCGTAGTTGGTGGTGTTGGCCAGCACCTTCTTCACGTAGTCGCGCGTCTCGGCAAAGGGCACGTTCTCGGCCCAGATGGCGGCGTCGAGCACGGCGCCGTTGCGCCAGTTGCGCGGACGGCCAGGGCCTGCGTTGTAGGCGGCGGCGGCCAGGGGCATGGAGCCGGCAAAGTCGTCCAGCGCCAGCTTGAGGTAGGCCGTGCCGATGGCGATGTTGGTGTCGCGCTGGTTGAGCTGCTCGGGCCGGAAATCGGTCAGGCCGATCTTTTTGGCGGTCCAGCGGGCGGTGGCCGGCATCACCTGCATCAGGCCCGAGGCACCGACGTGCGAGCGCGCGTCCATGATGAAGCGGCTTTCCTGCCGGATCAGGCCGTACACATAGGCCGGGTCCAGCCCGATGGCCTGGGCACGCTCGACCACGGCGCTCTGGAACGGCATGGGAAAGCGCTGCTGCATGTCGATCAGGCTGCGCGTGCGTTCGCTGGTGTTGATGCAGCGGTCCCACACCTGCTGCTGGCAGGCGAAGTCGGCGGCGGCCAGCAGGGCGCGGTCGGACATGCCGCCGTTGTCGTGCAGGTTGGTGGTGTAGTTCCACTCGCGCACGCCCTCGGATCGCAAGCCCATCAAGATCGCGTACAGCCCCCGGTTCAGGCCCAGGTTGGCTTTGGCGGCGGCCTTTTCCTCGTCGGTCAGGGGCGCGGGCGCGGGGGGCAGCGTGACGCGCTGACCCAATTCTTCGAGCGCCAGCTGCTCATAAAAACCACGCGTTCCGGCAATGTTCTGCAGCAGCCGCTGCGCCTGTGCGCGCTCGGCCTCCTGGGGCCGGCCAGCCAGCAGGGCGCGGGCTTTCCAGTACACCCAGGTGCTGTCCTGGCGGGCTTCTTCGCTCATGGCGTCGACTGCCTTGCGCACCACGGTCCACTGCCCTGCGCGCAGCGCAGCGCGCACCTTCCAGGCGAGCTGGTCGTCGCTCAAGTCGGTGTCACGGGTCACATTGGCAAAGTAGCCGGGCGCGTCGGAGGAGAGCCGCTGCGCCGCCGCCTTGCCCATCACGCCCCAGGCCCAGTTGCGTTCTTCGGGTGAGAGGTGCACGCCCCATTTGCTGTCAAGCTGCGCGACTGCGGCATCGACATCGCTGGTGGCCAGCTTGATGAGC is part of the Simplicispira sp. 125 genome and encodes:
- a CDS encoding AMP-binding protein, with the protein product MDKIWLKNYPAGVPHDVQPEQYRSAAHLLEEAMRTHAANPFSVCMERWMSYRELDRLSAALGAWLQGQGLEPGARVAIMLPNIPQFAVTMAAVLRAGYTCVNVNPLYTARELEHQLKDSGSTAIVILENFAHTLSEVIERTGVQHVVMASMGDLLGFWYGQWITFAVRHLAKMVPAYGLPLSQGRQVVSFKKALALGARRSLQPSPANLDSIAFLQYTGGTTGLSKGAVLTHRNIVAATLQAEAWFTPALAKMGDLSKANNIAALPLYHIFALTLCLLAIRQGSHLTLIPNPRDIPKFVEVLKKRPFHMLPAVNTLFNALLQNAQFRALDFSHLCVSQAGGMAASEGTAQQWQKVTGHTMIEGWGMSETCAIGTNNPVNNTEFSGNIGLPLPGIDIAIKDDAGNSVPQGESGEICIRGPNVTPGYYNQPEENAKAFTQDGFMRTGDIGIMDAEGFTRIIDRKKDMILVSGFNVFPNEIENVISTCPGVLECAAVGIADEKQGEAVKVFVVRSDPALTEDDVVRYCHDNLTGYKRPKYIEFRDDLPKTNVGKILRRELRTTP
- a CDS encoding MBL fold metallo-hydrolase; the encoded protein is MTHTVPTLPPEITVFERGWLSSNNILFMGKRSGNALVDTGYCSHAAQTVALVRSALGEQPLSRILNTHLHSDHCGGNAALQAAWPGVQTAIPPGQAEHVRHWDPYALSYTPTGQECPQFRCDAVLEPDTEVLLGDTPWQVHAAPGHDPHSVVLFEPQDRILISADALWENGFGVVFPELEGAQAFAEVSDTLDLIEKLAPRTVIPGHGPVFHDAPRALGVARKRLDGFVQQPLKHALYAAKVLLKYKLLEWQEISVTDLRAWTDATPYFGAMHERHFSDRSQSEWLEGLMNELVRSGAARREGDLLINL
- a CDS encoding glutathione S-transferase, whose translation is MLTVHHLETSRSQRILWLLEELGVPYDLKVYARDPRTRLAPAALRKVHPLGKSPVITDKGETIAESGAIIEYLVETYGASATGDMAHLQPAPGTPEHRRCRFWMHYAEGSLMNWLVMKLVFVSIPGQPMPFFAKPIARALCAKVQQQLIDPNVEAGLAYMEDHLGRHRWFAGEHLSMADFQMSFAVEAALSRGAKAAERPHLQAYCARMQARPAYQRAIQKGGPVVMAM
- a CDS encoding lytic transglycosylase domain-containing protein, with the protein product MYSLKILTPLLACAWLALGTPPAQAQNRADDAVLEMQQAFRKGDRKKLEQLLPTVRGHALEPWAAYWTLKARLNEATDAEVQAFLQRYAGSYQEDRLRNDWLLLLGQRRDWAQFAAYHPQYRMQDDREVRCYALLVDQIKGTAPANAGDDVQKAWFALRDADDGCTHAASQFYTDRKISALDVWRKARLAVEANRPRAARNAVEIVAPESLDKMRELLDAPTKYLRAHSTAGGKVRQELVLLALIKLATSDVDAAVAQLDSKWGVHLSPEERNWAWGVMGKAAAQRLSSDAPGYFANVTRDTDLSDDQLAWKVRAALRAGQWTVVRKAVDAMSEEARQDSTWVYWKARALLAGRPQEAERAQAQRLLQNIAGTRGFYEQLALEELGQRVTLPPAPAPLTDEEKAAAKANLGLNRGLYAILMGLRSEGVREWNYTTNLHDNGGMSDRALLAAADFACQQQVWDRCINTSERTRSLIDMQQRFPMPFQSAVVERAQAIGLDPAYVYGLIRQESRFIMDARSHVGASGLMQVMPATARWTAKKIGLTDFRPEQLNQRDTNIAIGTAYLKLALDDFAGSMPLAAAAYNAGPGRPRNWRNGAVLDAAIWAENVPFAETRDYVKKVLANTTNYAALITGQPQSLKSRLGTIGPRNTAEPEANKDLP